In one Oryzias latipes chromosome 13, ASM223467v1 genomic region, the following are encoded:
- the LOC101163346 gene encoding bone morphogenetic protein 2 isoform X1 → MWPTECSRSKSTSQGIVTLELKDKPWTLHTSHHTWTSTMLPANILLLMFLLLPQVSSGRQGEDTSEIDHGRVPSTSSSSTPTPSMADSNLSQTIQNLLLSRLGLQSQPNPQSGVPVPQYLLDLYRFHQKQYHLVEDPSFSFPSQHIQQANTVRSFHHRESHEDSHTEKDHTRVHISFDISSIPQEERVLSAELRLFRSDKASLGPGSHRLNLYLSKHRGDPKQALLETRLLANNLHSNKPSGFWEAFTISAELLQKIQAGTGSLGFLLEIKPENTTNPLPYQMFASASYEDKSDGQKERHLRVCRSVGQDDHSWARERPLLVTYSHDGRGEPLIKHSRKTSGNSQRIRGKKGSKVRARNSSKGHETAKAWGRAKKKGYSVQDWVTKTGGVSWSERGRVKRNGGHSAKLKRISRGRCRRHPLHVDFRDVGWQKWIIAPSGYDAFFCLGECRYPLVDHMNASSHAVVQTMVNSVNGAVPRPCCVPTSLSPIALLYMDSQDRVVLKNYQDMVVEGCGCL, encoded by the exons ATGTGGCCAACGGAATGCAGCAG GAGCAAGAGTACGAGCCAAGGGATCGTAACACTGGAGCTCAAGGATAAACCATGGACTCTGCATACATCCCACCACACCTGGAC ATCAACCATGCTCCCTGCTAACATCCTGCTTCTCATGTTCTTGCTGCTACCTCAAGTCTCGTCTGGTCGCCAGGGTGAAGACACCAGCGAGATTGACCATGGCAGGGTGCCGTCCACGTCTTCATCCTCGACACCCACGCCATCGATGGCGGATTCCAACCTTTCTCAAACCATTCAGAATCTTCTCTTGAGCCGACTGGGCCTGCAGTCTCAGCCTAACCCTCAGTCTGGAGTACCAGTCCCACAGTACCTCCTTGATCTGTACCGCTTCCACCAAAAGCAGTACCATCTAGTGGAAGACCCATCATTTAGCTTCCCCAGCCAGCACATTCAACAGGCCAACACAGTACGCAGTTTTCATCACCGCG AGTCCCATGAAGACAGTCACACAGAGAAGGATCATACTAGAGTACATATCTCATTTGACATCTCGTCCATCCCTCAAGAGGAGAGGGTGCTCTCAGCCGAGCTTCGCCTGTTTCGCAGCGACAAAGCTTCCCTGGGTCCTGGATCACACAGACTGAACCTATACCTCTCAAAGCATCGCGGAGATCCTAAGCAGGCTTTGCTGGAGACAAGGTTACTCGCCAACAACCTTCATAGCAATAAACCAAGTGGTTTCTGGGAAGCATTTACAATAAGTGCAGAGCTTCTGCAAAAAATCCAAGCTGGTACTGGCAGCCTGGGCTTCCTCCTTGAAATCAAACCTGAAAATACTACCAACCCACTTCCTTACCAGATGTTTGCCTCTGCATCATATGAAGACAAGTCAGATGGACAAAAAGAGAGACACCTGAGAGTGTGCAGGTCTGTGGGCCAAGATGATCACAGCTGGGCCAGGGAAAGACCCCTGCTGGTGACCTACAGTCATGATGGCCGAGGAGAGCCTTTGATTAAACATAGCAGGAAAACCTCTGGTAACAGTCAGAGGATTAGGGGGAAAAAGGGGTCAAAGGTGAGGGCCAGAAACAGCAGTAAAGGTCACGAAACAGCTAAAGCCTGGGGTAGGGCCAAAAAAAAGGGGTATTCTGTGCAGGACTGGGTGACTAAAacaggaggggtcagctggaGCGAACGAGGAAGGGTAAAAAGAAATGGAGGGCACTCCGCAAAATTAAAGCGCATTTCGCGTGGCAGATGCCGCCGTCATCCTCTACATGTAGATTTTAGAGATGTGGGTTGGCAAAAGTGGATCATTGCGCCCAGTGGCTATGACGCCTTCTTCTGCCTGGGAGAGTGCCGTTATCCCCTGGTCGACCACATGAACGCCTCGAGCCATGCTGTGGTTCAAACCATGGTAAACTCTGTGAACGGAGCAGTGCCCCGTCCCTGCTGCGTCCCCACCAGCCTCAGCCCCATTGCGCTGCTTTACATGGACTCTCAAGATCGAGTTGTGCTGAAAAATTACCAGGACATGGTGGTGGAGGGATGTGGCTGCCTGTAG
- the LOC101163346 gene encoding bone morphogenetic protein 2 isoform X2, with amino-acid sequence MLPANILLLMFLLLPQVSSGRQGEDTSEIDHGRVPSTSSSSTPTPSMADSNLSQTIQNLLLSRLGLQSQPNPQSGVPVPQYLLDLYRFHQKQYHLVEDPSFSFPSQHIQQANTVRSFHHRESHEDSHTEKDHTRVHISFDISSIPQEERVLSAELRLFRSDKASLGPGSHRLNLYLSKHRGDPKQALLETRLLANNLHSNKPSGFWEAFTISAELLQKIQAGTGSLGFLLEIKPENTTNPLPYQMFASASYEDKSDGQKERHLRVCRSVGQDDHSWARERPLLVTYSHDGRGEPLIKHSRKTSGNSQRIRGKKGSKVRARNSSKGHETAKAWGRAKKKGYSVQDWVTKTGGVSWSERGRVKRNGGHSAKLKRISRGRCRRHPLHVDFRDVGWQKWIIAPSGYDAFFCLGECRYPLVDHMNASSHAVVQTMVNSVNGAVPRPCCVPTSLSPIALLYMDSQDRVVLKNYQDMVVEGCGCL; translated from the exons ATGCTCCCTGCTAACATCCTGCTTCTCATGTTCTTGCTGCTACCTCAAGTCTCGTCTGGTCGCCAGGGTGAAGACACCAGCGAGATTGACCATGGCAGGGTGCCGTCCACGTCTTCATCCTCGACACCCACGCCATCGATGGCGGATTCCAACCTTTCTCAAACCATTCAGAATCTTCTCTTGAGCCGACTGGGCCTGCAGTCTCAGCCTAACCCTCAGTCTGGAGTACCAGTCCCACAGTACCTCCTTGATCTGTACCGCTTCCACCAAAAGCAGTACCATCTAGTGGAAGACCCATCATTTAGCTTCCCCAGCCAGCACATTCAACAGGCCAACACAGTACGCAGTTTTCATCACCGCG AGTCCCATGAAGACAGTCACACAGAGAAGGATCATACTAGAGTACATATCTCATTTGACATCTCGTCCATCCCTCAAGAGGAGAGGGTGCTCTCAGCCGAGCTTCGCCTGTTTCGCAGCGACAAAGCTTCCCTGGGTCCTGGATCACACAGACTGAACCTATACCTCTCAAAGCATCGCGGAGATCCTAAGCAGGCTTTGCTGGAGACAAGGTTACTCGCCAACAACCTTCATAGCAATAAACCAAGTGGTTTCTGGGAAGCATTTACAATAAGTGCAGAGCTTCTGCAAAAAATCCAAGCTGGTACTGGCAGCCTGGGCTTCCTCCTTGAAATCAAACCTGAAAATACTACCAACCCACTTCCTTACCAGATGTTTGCCTCTGCATCATATGAAGACAAGTCAGATGGACAAAAAGAGAGACACCTGAGAGTGTGCAGGTCTGTGGGCCAAGATGATCACAGCTGGGCCAGGGAAAGACCCCTGCTGGTGACCTACAGTCATGATGGCCGAGGAGAGCCTTTGATTAAACATAGCAGGAAAACCTCTGGTAACAGTCAGAGGATTAGGGGGAAAAAGGGGTCAAAGGTGAGGGCCAGAAACAGCAGTAAAGGTCACGAAACAGCTAAAGCCTGGGGTAGGGCCAAAAAAAAGGGGTATTCTGTGCAGGACTGGGTGACTAAAacaggaggggtcagctggaGCGAACGAGGAAGGGTAAAAAGAAATGGAGGGCACTCCGCAAAATTAAAGCGCATTTCGCGTGGCAGATGCCGCCGTCATCCTCTACATGTAGATTTTAGAGATGTGGGTTGGCAAAAGTGGATCATTGCGCCCAGTGGCTATGACGCCTTCTTCTGCCTGGGAGAGTGCCGTTATCCCCTGGTCGACCACATGAACGCCTCGAGCCATGCTGTGGTTCAAACCATGGTAAACTCTGTGAACGGAGCAGTGCCCCGTCCCTGCTGCGTCCCCACCAGCCTCAGCCCCATTGCGCTGCTTTACATGGACTCTCAAGATCGAGTTGTGCTGAAAAATTACCAGGACATGGTGGTGGAGGGATGTGGCTGCCTGTAG